Below is a genomic region from Helicobacter pylori.
CATCAAATACCGGTGTTTACTTGCGAGAATAACCACCAGTTCGTAAGCCTTGATACCCCTTTAAACTGCCCTACTTGCAAGAGTGAAACATTAGAGCAAGATAAAGATGTGCTAGACACATGGTTTAGTTCAGGGTTATGGGCGTTTTCCACTCTAGGGTGGGGGCAAGAAAAAAGCGGTTTGTTTAACGAAAACGATTTGAAAGATTTCTACCCTAACACAACGCTCATTACCGGGTTTGACATCCTCTTTTTTTGGGTGGCCAGAATGCTTTTTTGCAGCGAATCGCTTTTAGGCGAATTGCCCTTTAAAGATATTTACTTGCACGCCCTAGTCAGGGATGAAAAAGGTGAAAAAATGAGCAAATCTAAGGGTAATGTAATCGATCCTTTAGAGATGATAGAAAAATACGGCACGGATAGCTTGCGTTTCACTTTGGCCAATTTGTGCGCTACGGGCAGGGACATTAAGCTTTCTACTGCGCATTTAGAAAATAACAAGAATTTTGCCAACAAGATTTTTAATGCGGTGAGTTATTTGAAACTCAAACAAGAAGCTTTCAAAGACAGGGAGCATTTGAGTGAATACCAAACGCCTTTAGGGCGTTATGCCAAATCGCGCTTAAATCTTGTGACTAAAGAGGTGCGTAACGCTTTGGATAACTACCGCTTTAATGATGCGACGACTTTGTTATACCGCTTTTTGTGGGGGGAATTTTGCGATTGGTTCATTGAATTTTCTAAAGTGGAAAATGAAGCGATAGACGAATTAGGGAGCGTGTTAAAAGAGGCTTTAAAACTCTTGCACCCTTTCATGCCCTTTATCAGCGAGTCTTTATACCACAAGCTCAGTAACACGGAACTAGAAAACGCTCATTCTATCATGATCATGCCTTACCCTAAAGATTTAGCGCAAGATGAACCATTAGAGCATGAATTTGAAGTGATCAAAGATTGCATCGTGTCTTTAAGGCGTTTAAAAATCATGCTAGAAACCCCACCGATTGTTTTAAAAGAAGCGAGCGTGGGATTAAGGGAAACTATAGAAAACACAGAGCGTTTGCAAACTTACGCCCAAAAATTAGCGAAATTAGAAAAAGTCAGCGTGATAACTTATAAGCCTTTAAAAAGCGTGAGCGATGTGGGGGAATTTTGCCAAACTTATGCAAATTTAGAAAATCTTGATTTAAGCCCGCTCATTGCTCGTTTAAAAAAGCAGTTAGAAAAATTGGAAAAAGAAAAACTAAAACTCAATTTGCACAATGAAAATTTTGTCAAAAACGCACCCAAAAGCGTGCTAGAAAAAGCCAAAGAGAGTTTAAAAACGCTTTTAGAAAAAGAAAGTAAAATTAAGCAAGAATTGGATTTGTTAGAACAACCATAATAAAAGGATAGAAAATGTTTCAAGCATTAAGCGATGGGTTTAAAAACGCGCTCAATAAAATCCGCTTTCAAGATGATGAAAAGGCGCTAGACAGAGCGTTAGATGAATTGAAAAAAACGCTTTTGAAAAATGATGTGCATCATAAAGTCGCTAGAGAATTGCTTAAAAAAGTGGAAAGTCAAACGAAACTTAATGGCATTGGTAAGCAGCAATTTTTAGACGCTTTAGAAAAGAGTTTGTTAGAAATCTTAAGCGCTAAAGGGAGCAGTGGTTTTACTTTCGCTCAAACGCCCCCCACCGTGGTTTTAATGGCAGGTTTGCAAGGAAGCGGTAAGACAACCACGACCGCTAAACTCGCTCATTATTTAAAAACCAAAAATAAAAAAGTGCTTTTATGCGCATGCGATTTGCAACGCCTAGCGGCAGTGGAGCAATTAAAGGTTTTGGGCGAACAGGTGGGCGTGGAAGTTTTTTATGAAGAAAATAAAAGCGTGAAAGAAATCGCTAGCAACGCTTTAAAAAGGGCTAAAGAAGCGCAATTTGATGTTTTGCTCGTGGATAGCGCAGGGCGTTTAGCCATTGATAAAGAGCTTATGCAAGAATTAAAGGAAGTTAAAGAAGTCTTAAACCCCCATGAAGTGCTGTATGTCGCAGACGCCTTGAGCGGGCAAGATGGGGTCAAAAGCGCGAACACATTCAATGAAGAAATAGGCGTGAGTGGGGTGGTGTTAAGCAAATTTGACAGCGATTCTAAAGGGGGTATCGCCTTAGGCATCACTTACCAATTAGGCTTACCCTTGCGTTTTATTGGGAGCGGGGAAAAAATCCCTGATTTAGATGTGTTTGTGCCTGAAAGGATTGTGGGGCGTTTGATGGGGGCTGGAGATATTGTCTCGCTCGCTGAAAAAACCGCTAGCGTTTTAAACCCTAATGAGGCCAAAGATTTGAGCAAAAAACTCAAAAAAGGGCAATTCACTTTCAACGATTTTTTAAACCAGATTGAAAAGGTGAAAAAATTAGGCTCTATGAGTTCTCTAATCTCTATGATTCCAGGTTTAGGGAATATGGCAAACGCGCTAAAAGACACGGATTTAGAAAGCTCTTTAGAAGTGAAAAAAATCAAGGCTATGGTCAATTCCATGACCAAAAAAGAGCAAGAAAACCCCGAGATTTTAAACGGCAGCCGAAGAAAAAGGATCGCTTTAGGGAGCGGCTTAGAAGTGTCTGAAATCAACCGCATCATCAAACGCTTTGATCAAGCGAGCAAAATGGCGAAACGCTTAACAAATAAAAAGGGCATTAGCGATTTGATGAATCTAATGAGTCAGGCTAAAAATCAAACACCCCCTAAAATGCACTGATTTTTAAGCATGTTTTAGGTGCTTTTGTTGTATAATCCCAAATTTAATATGAATATTTTAGGAGATTTTTGTAATGACAGTCATTAGACTCACGCGCATTGGGAGAAAGAAAAAGCCTTTTTACAGAGTGGTGGTAACCGATTCTAGGAAAAGAAGGGATGGAGGTTGGATTGAATCCATTGGGTATTACAACCCTTTAAGCGAGCCTAAAGATATTAAGATTGATAAGGAGCGCTTGAATTACTGGAAAGGCGTGGGGGCTAAAATGAGCGAGAGGGTGGAAAAACTTTTTCAAAAAATCTAAGGTTTTGTGAGGCTAAATGCACGAATTAGATCCTTTGAACACGCCTTTTTCTCAAGCTGAGTGTAAGGACTATTCGTATTGCGTGGCAACTTTTTTAGAAAAATATTTAAAAAAGGTTGTTTCTTTTCCTCAAGCTTTGAGCGTAGAGTACACGCTTTTAGAAGATAAAGTCAAACAAATCACTATTTATACCCACTCATCAGACATGGGGCATGTGATTGGTAAAGAGGGCAAAATGGTGAGTGCGATTAAGGCGTTTGTTTCTGGTGTGAAAGCCAAAGACGGGTTTTCTTATAAGATTGTTGTTTTTGCCAGTAAAAATAGCGATCAAACGCCTTGAATGGTTTCTATGCTTTTAGTGGGCAGAATTGGTAAAAGCGTGGGGCTTAATGGGGGGTTAAAGCTTCATTTAGAGAGCGATTTTCCGGAGTGCTTAAAAAAAGGCGTTAAGGTGAGCGTTGCTCCCTTGAACGCTTTCTCTCGCGCTTCTTCTTTTAAAGAATATATCATCCATTCTTATGAACATGCCAAAAACCTGTTGTTTTTAGAAACTATCCACACGCCCGAAAAGGCTAAAGAGCTGACTAATTTAGGGCTTTTTATGAGCGAAGTAGAGAGTAAAAAACTCTGTGTTTTAAAAGAGGGCGAGTTTTTTTATTGCGATTTAGTAGGGCTTAGCGTGGTGGAAGAAAACGAGATTTTAGGAAAAGTCATAGAAATCCAAAGGATTTCTCAAATAGATTATTTTCTAGTTGAAACCACGAGAAGTTTGGTTGAAAAAGGTTTGGCTAAGATTTTTTTAATCCCTTATAGGGATTTTTATATCAAAGAAATCCTTTTGCAAGACAAAAAAATAACCACCCATAACGCTAAAACGCTTTTAGAGAATAGTTGAGTGAAATTCAGCGTTTTAACCCTTTTCCCACAACTTGTATGGCCTTATTTTGAAGATTCTATTTTAAAAAGAGCGTTAGAAAAAAATCTTTTTGAATTGGAAGTGTTAAATCTTAGAGGTTTTAGCACCAATAAATATCAAAAAGCGGATCACACGCTCATTGGTGGGGGTGCAGGGCAAATTTTAGACCCTGAGATGATAGAAAACGCGCTCCATTCTGTTAAAAACCCTAAACACACGATTTTTTTAAGCGCGGTGGGCAAGCCTTTCAAGCAAACAGACGCGATGCGTTTGGCTCAAAAAAAGCATGTCGTTTTGGTGTGCGGGCGTTATGAGGGCTTTGATGAACGCTCTATTGAACTTGACGCTGATGAGGTTTTTTGTATAGGCGATTTTATTTTAACGGGGGGCGAGCTTGGGGCGTTGTGCTTGATAGATAGTATCGCTCGCCACATTCAAGGGGTTTTGGGTAACGCTCAATCTTTAGAAAACGAGAGCTTTGAAAACCACTATTTGGAAGCCCCTAATTTCGCTAACGCTGTTTTTAAATCCAAAGAAATCAATAAAATCCCTGCCCCTTTAGAATATTCTAAAGGAAATCATGCTAAAATCAAGCAACTAGAACTTGATTTGTCAAAATTAAGGACAAAATTTTACCGCCTTGATTTATTCAAACAGCACAAATCATGAAATTGACATTAAGGAAAACACATGAAAAACCGCTACATTCAGCAGTTTGAAGACGCTCAATTAAAAGACAAGACCATGCCAACATTTAAGGCCGGCGATACTTTGAGATTGGGTATTACCATTAAAGAAGGCGAAAAAACACGAACTCAGTATTTTGAAGGCGTGTGCATTGCGATTAGAGGCAATGGCGTGGATAAGACTTTTTGCGTGCGTAAAATAGGGGCTAACAATATCGGCGTGGAGAAAATTTTCCCTTTTTATAGCGAAAGTTTGGCGAGCGTTGAGGTGTTGCGTGTGGGTAGGGTGCGCCGCGCGAAGCTCTACTACTTGCGCGATAGGAGAGGTAAGGCAGCAAGGATTAAAGAAGTCCGCCATTAACTTCAAGGCTTTTTATCAGTCATGCTTCAATCAATGCTGATTGGTAGAACGCTCTTTAGGGGTTGAAATCCGTTTTTTAACGCTTTTTAAAAATAGGGTAAGACTTTTTCAATGGATTGGATTGGCTTGAAAAAGAGTTTTTTAATCCCTTTTTAGTTTTACCACCAACTTTTTTAAAACTCTAAACTCTTTTTAGCGTTGGCGTTCGTCTTTTTTCAAGGCAAAGCTTTAATCGCTTCTTTTCTAGCTTGCTGTTTGTTAAACTGAATTTTTGGCTCTGTTTTTTAATGGGGCGTTGGTTGTCAAATTTTAAAAAAGGTTAAAAAGCGTTTTTTACCATCAAAATACAAAAAGCTTGACGCAAGTTAAACGATAACTCCTTGAAAAAGCGATCAGGTTAAGGGGGATTTAAAGGGTTTGAAAGAACATTAAAGCGCGAAATATCCCCTCATATTCTCAAGAAAGTTTTACTATAAAGTTTTTAAAAAATGAAAGAAATTAATTAAGGCTTTGAGTGTCTGTTTGATGAGAACAGAACCTTTATTTTATTTTAAAAAACAAGGCATGTTTAAATCCCCATGCTATACTCAACCCTTATGGCAAAATTCATATTTTGGGAGAAAGCATGGAAAAAACTGAAACCACGATTTTTGTGGATTGGGAAAATCTTCTCGCCGATTTGAAAGCAATCCAAGAAACGGATGAGCGTTTAAAAGAGCCTAATTTTAATTTCAACAATCCCGATCAACTCTTAGCGTTAATCCGTTCGTTTTTGGATCCTGAAGAGAAATTGAAGCGGATCTATTTTTATGTATCTGAGCCTTTCACAGAAGTTGAACCTAGAATCAAGGGCAATAAAAACGAAGAACTTGAGGAGTATAAAGAGAAGAATCCTAAAGATTATGAGGAAAGAGTGAATAAATCAGGGATTATCCAATCTTTCAACCATGCGATCGCCCAACAAAATCAAGTGAAATTACGAGTCGGGCGGGTAAAGTTCAAATTCGTATATAAGTTCGAAGACAAAGAAGTCTATAATGGTCTAGAAGCCAAGATTTTCATACCTTACTTAAAGTTGCGTCAAAAACAAGTTGATGCGCTGTTGGCGCACGATATTACCAAGCTGTATTGCACCAAACAAGGAGGGTGTATTTTGCTGTTCAGCAGGGATACCGATTTTGTGCCTGTGTTAGAAGCCGCTTGGGAGAAAGGCTTTGAAGTTTTCATCGCCAACATTCAAGAAAGCCCCAATTCTGTCCCTTCAGACTTGAAGAAGTCTTGCAATGTGAGAGAACGCAGTGTCGCTGAAATTGTAGATAACTTGCCAAAAAATCAGTACACCCCCAAGAAAAAGAACTTTTCCCCCAACGAGCCTTTTAACAACCCATTTAAAGACCAACTCTTTAAGAAGAACTAACGCATTTCCCCCACTAAGGGGACAAAAAGCACCCAATTTAAAAGGGTTAGCTTAAGCGGATTTTTCTAATCCATGATTTCATTTTTTGCTCTCTATTATGGAGTGATTTTTGAAAACAGAGATAAATTAGCGCTTATAATAGTGGTTTTATGGGGAATGTGCGCGTGTTTTTGGCGGCATTTATATTTCTCAAAACCCGATCGTTTTAAAATTTTAACTTACTTTGTCAAAAATTTTTATAATTTAAGCAAACCTTAAGCTTTCTATGACTATACTTTCATTTCCTTGTTTCAGCAAGGGCTTTTAAAAAGCCGCTTGATAACTTGCAAGGATAGCTGATTAAAGCAAACGATCTTTGAAAACTAAGCAAATTGATAGAAGTTCTTTTTAAAGGGATATTCTAAATGGTTTAAGGATGACTTTATTATAAAGAGTGAGGGTTTCAATCGCTTTCATTCTTTTATGAGAAATTCTTATCCAACGAGTGCTATTCAATAATCATTGATTGTATGATGATGATTGATGGTTAATTGGCATGAGAGTATTTACTAGGTTAGCGTTTGGCTAAACCTTTTAAAAAGTTTCTTTCTGTTTTGTTGTTGTAATACTTAAGAACACAACCCGTTTTATTCAATAAAGTATAAAACGAGTTCTTGTGATACGCTAAAGCTGTTGTTAGAAATAACAACAGCTTATCAAAAAACAAAAGAGCTTTAGGACAAACACTTTTATGGAGAGTTTGATCCTGGCTCAGAGTGAACGCTGGCGGCGTGCCTAATACATGCAAGTCGAACGATGAAGCTTCTAGCTTGCTAGAGTGCTGATTAGTGGCGCACGGGTGAGTAACGCATAGGTTATGTGCCTCTTAGTTTGGGATAGCCATTGGAAACGATGATTAATACCAGATACTCCCTACGGGGGAAAGATTTATCGCTAAGAGATCAGCCTATGTCCTATCAGCTTGTTGGTAAGGTAATGGCTTACCAAGGCTATGACGGGTATCCGGCCTGAGAGGGTGAACGGACACACTGGAACTGAGACACGGTCCAGACTCCTACGGGAGGCAGCAGTAGGGAATATTGCTCAATGGGGGAAACCCTGAAGCAGCAACGCCGCGTGGAGGATGAAGGTTTTAGGATTGTAAACTCCTTTTGTTAGAGAAGATAATGACGGTATCTAACGAATAAGCACCGGCTAACTCCGTGCCAGCAGCCGCGGTAATACGGAGGGTGCAAGCGTTACTCGGAATCACTGGGCGTAAAGAGCGCATAGGCGGGATAGTCAGTCAGGTGTGAAATCCTATGGCTTAACCATAGAACTGCATTTGAAACTACTATTCTAGAGTGTGGGAGAGGTAGGTGGAATTCTTGGTGTAGGGGTAAAATCCGTAGAGATCAAGAGGAATACTCATTGCGAAGGCGACCTGCTGGAACATTACTGACGCTGATTGCGCGAAAGCGTGGGGAGCAAACAGGATTAGATACCCTGGTAGTCCACGCCCTAAACGATGGATGCTAGTTGTTGGAGGGCTTAGTCTTTCCAGTAATGCAGCTAACGCATTAAGCATCCCGCCTGGGGAGTACGGTCGCAAGATTAAAACTCAAAGGAATAGACGGGGACCCGCACAAGCGGTGGAGCATGTGGTTTAATTCGAAGATACACGAAGAACCTTACCTAGGCTTGACATTGAGAGAATCCACTAGAAATAGTGGAGTGTCTAGCTTGCTAGACCTTGAAAACAGGTGCTGCACGGCTGTCGTCAGCTCGTGTCGTGAGATGTTGGGTTAAGTCCCGCAACGAGCGCAACCCCCTTTCTTAGTTGCTAACAGGTTATGCTGAGAACTCTAAGGATACTGCCTCCGTAAGGAGGAGGAAGGTGGGGACGACGTCAAGTCATCATGGCCCTTACGCCTAGGGCTACACACGTGCTACAATGGGGTGCACAAAGAGAAGCAATACTGCGAAGTGGAGCCAATCTTCAAAACACCTCTCAGTTCGGATTGTAGGCTGCAACTCGCCTGCATGAAGCTGGAATCGCTAGTAATCGCAAATCAGCCATGTTGCGGTGAATACGTTCCCGGGTCTTGTACTCACCGCCCGTCACACCATGGGAGTTGTGTTTGCCTTAAGTCAGGATGCTAAATTGGCTACTGCCCACGGCACACACAGCGACTGGGGTGAAGTCGTAACAAGGTAACCGTAGGTGAACCTGCGGTTGGATCACCTCCTTTCTAGAGAAAAGCTTTTAATATTCGCTTATTAAAAGCCAAGAGTATTACCTGACAAAAGAACTTCTTGTTGCTTAGTTTTGAAGGATTGGACCTATTCTTTCTTTTTTCATTCTTTATTTTATTTAATTCTTGATTTTTATTTAGTTCTTTCTTTTTGGTTGATTTTGGCTTGATTGATTTTAACCGCTTGATTTTGGTTTTTTAAATCTTGTTTTTTCATTCTTGTGTTTTGATTGCTTATTGTTTGTTAATGTTTAATGTTTCTTATTGCTTGTTTTAAATTTTTTACTAGTTGTGTTAGCTTTAGCGTTGGGCTTTCTTGATTCTTGTGTTTTTGTTTGTTTTATTTTTCTTAAATCTTATTTTTATCTTATACTTGTATTCCTTGCTTGTTTTGCTTCTTATTCCTTGTTTTTTCTTTTGTTTTAAGTTTTGGTTTTAGAGTTTTAAACGCTCAAGGATTTGGGTTTTCATTTCTTTCGGATCTAATTGAACCAGTTGTTGGCGTTCAAAATTGCGTGCCTGAAAATCAATGCAATAACTCAAAAATAATAGAATCGTTTTCATAGGGGGCAACTAGGTGCATGCTCATAATAATGGAATTGAGCGCAAGAAAGCGCAATAAAGGCGCTGTAGGGTTTTAATAAGGGATTTCTATTGTGTGGATTGAGTTTGATAACACCTCCAAAAGCAATTGGTTTTATATTTTTGTTTTCATCAGATGGGTTTTGCAAAATAACTTATTCTAAAAAATGATTGATGAGCGGTGCTCTATGCGCTGATGCGGGTCTAGGGATAGACGCCTTTTGTAATGCTGATGCAAGACTTCTTCCCATTGTATTGTTCTCTAAAACTTGCACCTTTGGGACAACTTGCAACTGATCAATCATTATCTCAATTGCTTCATTTATAATGTGGTTTTTATGCGAAGGGTATTTTTTGCCTTTTTTATTTTTTGTTGTTTGTGGGAATGCTAAGAAAAAGTCCTTGTTTTCATATTAAATCCCTATTTTACTGAACTTATTGGATAAAACCTGCTTAAGTTAAATTGATCTCATTCTATTATAAAATATAAAAAATTAAATCTTAAAGGAAAATCATGCAAGAAAATCAAACCCGTCCTTTTATATGCCCCAAGTGTCAAGAGCCAATTAATGTGAATGAAGCGCTATACAAACAGATTGAGCTAGAAAATCAAAATAAGTTTTTAGCCCAACAGAAAGAGTTTGAAAAAGAAGTGAATGAAAAAAGAGCGCAGTATCAGAGCCATTTCAAAATGTTAGAGCAAAAAGAAGAGGTCCTAAAAGAGCGAGAGAAAGAGCAAAAGGCCAAATTTGATGAGGCGGTCAAACAAGCGAGCGCTTTAGCTTTGCAAGATGAAAAGGCTAAGATCATTGAAGAAGCCAGAAAAAACGCTTTTTTAGAGCAGCAAAAAGGCTTGGAATTATTGCAAAAAGAATTAGAGGAGAAGTCCAAACAAGTTCAGGAATTGCACCAGAAAGAAGCGGAAATTGAAAGGCTAAAAAGAGAAAATAACGAAGCAGAGAGCCGATTAAAAGCTGAAAATGAAAAAAAATTGAATGAAAAATTGGATTTGGAGAGGGAAAAAATAGAAAAAGCTTTGCATGAAAAAAACGAATTGAAATTCAAGCAGCAAGAAGAGCAATTAGAAATGTTAAGAAACGAGTTGAAAAACGCTCAAAGAAAGGCTGAATTAAGCTCGCAGCAATTCCAAGGCGAGGTGCAAGAATTAGCGATTGAAGAGTTTTTGAGGCAAAAATTCCCCCTAGATAGCATTGAAGAAATCAAAAAAGGGCAAAGAGGGGGCGATTGCATTCAAGTGGTGCATACTAGGGAATTTCAAAATTGCGGGAAAATTTATTATGAGAGCAAACGCACCAAAGAATTCCAAAAGGCTTGGGTGGAAAAGCTTAAAAGCGACATGCGAGAGATTGGGGCTGATGTGGGGGTCATTGTGAGTGAAGCGCTGCCTAAAGAGATGGAGAGGATGGGGTTATTTGAAGGGGTGTGGGTGTGTTCGTTTGAAGAGTTTAAGGGGTTGAGCGCGGTGTTAAGAGAGGGGGTTATTCAAGTGGGTTTGGCTAAAAAAAGTCAGGAAAATAAGGGCGATAAAGTGAATCTGCTCTATCATTATTTGACAAGCTCTGAATTTTCTATGCAAGTGAATGCGATTATAGAGGGGTTTGAGCAATTGAGAGCGGATTTAGAAAGCGAAAAACGCGCGATGGCTAGGATCTGGAAAAGCAGGGAAAAACAAATTGACAAAGTGTTTGAGGGCACGATTAACATGTATGGCTCTATCAAGGGTATTGCGGGTAATGCGATAGGGCAAGTGAAAGCGTTGGAGCTTGGGTATGATGGGGAAGATTTAGAAGATTAGTTTTTATGGTGCACCTTGAGATAATATTATATTAGGAGAAAATGTGGGCAATAAAGATCAGAATAAAGGCTACAAACAGCAACTAAAATACTATAATAATCCATAAAACACTATAATTTTTGTATAGGTTATTAAGTTTTGTGTTATACTGCTCGCATGAATAAAAGAATGCTATCCATCGGTCAAGCGAGTAAGCTTTTAGTGTAACTATCCAAACCTTACGCAATTGGGATAAAAAAGATTTGTTAAAACCTGATGAACTCACTAAAGGCGGTGAAAGGCGTTATAAGTTAGAAAGTTTAAGGCGTATCAATAGAAGCGTAGTCTTTAATCAAGATGAATTAAAAACAATAGCTTATGCTAGAGTAAGCTCGCATGACCAACAAGATGATTTAATCAGACAAGTTCAAGTCTTAGAGCTTTATTGCGCTAAATGCGGCTTTAACTATGAAGTGATACAAGATTTAGGGAGTGGCATGAACTACTATAAAAAAGGCTTAACCAAGCTTTTAAATTTAATCTTAGACAATCAAGTCAAACGCCTTGTATTAACGCATAAAGACAGATTATTACGCTTTGGAGCCGAATTGGTATTCAGTATTTGTGAAGCTAAAGAAGTAGAAGTGATTATCATCAATAAGGGCGATGAGAATGTGAGGTTTGAAGAAGAATTAGCCAAAGATGTTTTAGAAATTATAACCGTCTTTAGCGCTAGATTGTATGGCTCTAGGTCTAAAAAAAAACAAGAAGCTCTTAAATGAAATGCAAGAAGTAATCACTAACAATGTCAGCTATCTCAATCACGCATAAAATAGCTTTAAAGCCTAACAACAAGCATATTACTTATTTTAAAAAAGCTTTTGGGTGCGCTAGGTTAGCTTATAATTGGGGATTAGCTAAGTGGAAAGAAAACTATCAACTAGGCATTAAAACTAACCATCTACAGCTTAAAAAAGAATTTAACGCTCTTAAAAAATCGCAATTTAATTTCGTTTATGAAGTAACTAAATACGCCACCCAACAGCCTTTTATCCACTTAAATCTAGCCTTTAATAAGTTTTTTAAGGATTTAAAAAAAGGTTTAGTGAGTTACCCTAAATTTAAAAAGAAAAGAGAGTTTCAAGGTTCTTTTTATATAGGGGGCGACCAAATTAAAATCATTCAAACAGCTAATACTGATTATTTAAAAATACCTAACTTACCCCCAATCAAACTCACTGAAAAACTAAGATTTCAAGGCAAAATCAATAACGCTACCATCACTCAAAAGGGCGATCATTTCTATGTTTCAATCTCTTGTGATATTGATGAGAGTGAATACAAGCGAACCCATAAACTCCAAGAAAGTCATAATGAGCTAGGGATTGATATAGGGATTAAATCCTTTGTGAGTTTGTCTAATGGCTTAAATATCTATGCCCTAAGCCCTTAGATAAGCTTACTAGAAAGCTTGTAAGAATTAGCAGACAACTGAGTAAAAAAATCCACCCAAAAACCAAAGGGGATAAAACCAAGAAATCTAATAATTACTTAAAGCATTCTAAAAAGCTTACCCACTTGCATGAAAAAATAGCTAACATCAGACTTGATTTTTTACACAAGCTCACAAGCTCTCTTATAAGACACTCAAAGTCGTTTTGTTTAGAGAGTTTGAAAGTCAAAAACATGTTTAAAAATCACAGGTTAGCTAAATCTTTAAGCGATGTTTCTATGTCCATGTTTAACACGCTATTAAAATATAAAGCTAAATACTCTAATAAAGAAATTTTAATAGCTGACACTTACTATCCAAGCTCTAAGACTTGTTCTAATTGTCAAAAAGTTAAACAAGATTTAAAGCTTAACGATAGGATTTATCAATGCCTAGAGTGTGGCTTTGAATTAGATAGAGATATAAACGCTGCTATCAATCTTTTAAAGCATTTAGTAGGTAGAGTTACTGCCGAATTTACGCCTATGGACTTGACGGCTCTGTTGAATGATTTGTCCAATAATCGTTTAGCAACTAGCAAGGTTGAACTAGGAATACAACAAAAATCCCAAATTGAGAGAATTTTATAGCTCTTTATAGGATTTTATAGGTTTGTAGTAACGGTTCAAGTTGGTATAAATGGGATTTGCATGCGCATACGCCATACACAAATTTAAATAAAGCATATAGATGTTCTGAAGAGGAGTTTATACAAAAACTATGCGATAGTCAAATTGATTGCATTGGATTAACGAACTATTTTAAGTTTAATGAGAAAGAATTTGATTTAAAAGAGAAAATAGAAAAGAGGGGCATTAAGGTTTTTATAATTTAGAAGTCAGGTTGGATTATCAAAATAATAAAGATCAGTGTTTGGATTTCCACATTATTTTTTCAGATAGGGTTTCAAGTGATGGCATCAAAAAGTTTTTATCAAATATGAAAGCCAATGCTTATGGGACTGATAAAACGTTTGACGATTTAGAAAAAGATGATTTTGATAAAGCGGTAGTTAATTTTGATCGATTGTTGGAGTGTTTAGAGGAAGAAGCTTTAAACTTGAGAGGCAAGTATTTACTAGGGTTTTTATCAAGGGGGCATGGTAATTCTTGCAGCAGCAGTAATTATGAAAAAATAGTTAAGAAAGCACATTTTTTAATCCACTCATCAAATAACCAAGAAAATCTTAAAAAGGATAGAGAATTTTGGCTTGAATATAACAAACCTCTTTTACAGAGTAGCGATGCCCACAAAGAGGGTTCAATAGGGGAAAAATACACTTGGATAAAGGCGGAAAAAACCTTTGAGGGGTTAAAACAAATTATTTATGAGCCAGAAACAAGAGTGAGCATTGGTGAAGAGAAGCCTCGAGATCCTTTGTGTAAGATAGATTGTGTGAGGTTGCACTTTGATGGAGAGGAAAAAATCACCAAT
It encodes:
- the rpsP gene encoding 30S ribosomal protein S16, which codes for MTVIRLTRIGRKKKPFYRVVVTDSRKRRDGGWIESIGYYNPLSEPKDIKIDKERLNYWKGVGAKMSERVEKLFQKI
- the valS gene encoding valine--tRNA ligase; protein product: MKQEPTTYQPKEIEKKIYEICSHRGYFEIDGNEKIQEKGKRFCLMMPPPNVTGILHIGHALTLSLQDILARYKRMDGYKTLYQPGLDHAGIATQNVVEKQLLSQGIKKEDLGREEFVQKVWEWKEKSGGAILEQMKRLGVSAAFSRTRFTMDKGLQRAVKLAFLKWYEQGLIVQDNYMVNWCTKDGALSDIEVEYEERKGALYYIRYYLENQKDYLVVATTRPETLFGDSALMVNPNDERYKHLVGQKVILPLINRTIPIIADTHVEMEFGTGCVKVTPRHDFNDYEVGKRHHLEAVKIFDEKGILNAYCGEFENLERLEARDKVVEKLKENALLEKIEEHAHQVGHCYRCHNVVEPYVSKQWFVKPEIAQSSIEKIQQGLARFYPSNWINNYNAWMRELRPWCISRQLFWGHQIPVFTCENNHQFVSLDTPLNCPTCKSETLEQDKDVLDTWFSSGLWAFSTLGWGQEKSGLFNENDLKDFYPNTTLITGFDILFFWVARMLFCSESLLGELPFKDIYLHALVRDEKGEKMSKSKGNVIDPLEMIEKYGTDSLRFTLANLCATGRDIKLSTAHLENNKNFANKIFNAVSYLKLKQEAFKDREHLSEYQTPLGRYAKSRLNLVTKEVRNALDNYRFNDATTLLYRFLWGEFCDWFIEFSKVENEAIDELGSVLKEALKLLHPFMPFISESLYHKLSNTELENAHSIMIMPYPKDLAQDEPLEHEFEVIKDCIVSLRRLKIMLETPPIVLKEASVGLRETIENTERLQTYAQKLAKLEKVSVITYKPLKSVSDVGEFCQTYANLENLDLSPLIARLKKQLEKLEKEKLKLNLHNENFVKNAPKSVLEKAKESLKTLLEKESKIKQELDLLEQP
- the ffh gene encoding signal recognition particle protein; the protein is MFQALSDGFKNALNKIRFQDDEKALDRALDELKKTLLKNDVHHKVARELLKKVESQTKLNGIGKQQFLDALEKSLLEILSAKGSSGFTFAQTPPTVVLMAGLQGSGKTTTTAKLAHYLKTKNKKVLLCACDLQRLAAVEQLKVLGEQVGVEVFYEENKSVKEIASNALKRAKEAQFDVLLVDSAGRLAIDKELMQELKEVKEVLNPHEVLYVADALSGQDGVKSANTFNEEIGVSGVVLSKFDSDSKGGIALGITYQLGLPLRFIGSGEKIPDLDVFVPERIVGRLMGAGDIVSLAEKTASVLNPNEAKDLSKKLKKGQFTFNDFLNQIEKVKKLGSMSSLISMIPGLGNMANALKDTDLESSLEVKKIKAMVNSMTKKEQENPEILNGSRRKRIALGSGLEVSEINRIIKRFDQASKMAKRLTNKKGISDLMNLMSQAKNQTPPKMH
- the rimM gene encoding ribosome maturation factor RimM (Essential for efficient processing of 16S rRNA) — encoded protein: MVSMLLVGRIGKSVGLNGGLKLHLESDFPECLKKGVKVSVAPLNAFSRASSFKEYIIHSYEHAKNLLFLETIHTPEKAKELTNLGLFMSEVESKKLCVLKEGEFFYCDLVGLSVVEENEILGKVIEIQRISQIDYFLVETTRSLVEKGLAKIFLIPYRDFYIKEILLQDKKITTHNAKTLLENS
- a CDS encoding KH domain-containing protein → MHELDPLNTPFSQAECKDYSYCVATFLEKYLKKVVSFPQALSVEYTLLEDKVKQITIYTHSSDMGHVIGKEGKMVSAIKAFVSGVKAKDGFSYKIVVFASKNSDQTP